A single genomic interval of Sceloporus undulatus isolate JIND9_A2432 ecotype Alabama chromosome 2, SceUnd_v1.1, whole genome shotgun sequence harbors:
- the LOC121924450 gene encoding protein SSUH2 homolog isoform X2, with amino-acid sequence MEKTLADEKKSTEDSEHVSLPGSHDPLPSEEHEEIPPHLKDWNSLSASEQDIKEAFRRYASSKCCYRSAPAKHMKVRNLTPLNTFRYRLETFTETRETCVASEFYNGGFVDSSAVAPPPAPWEIMVDPPPLFTDCEMHLPIPHSYSVENCPNCKGCGAIRCQSCEGTGKKKCSACGGSGTNTLEGDNICSWCSGTGDSHCFSCRSNGWLKCYRCSGNGVLLFHTELTITWKNNILEHLADKDPNFPIYLLQEATGEEILCDENFSVFPIIDFPETSIEDYSRACIEQHRMQLALGSVHHILKQKQTIELVPLTKVEYEWKGKLYSFYVFGKENKVYTKGYPAKCCCSVM; translated from the exons ATGGAAAAAACACTTGCAGATGAAAAGAAAAGTACAGAAGATTCTG AACATGTATCTTTGCCTGGTTCACATGATCCACTGCCAAGTGAAGAACATGAGGAAATCCCTCCTCATCTAAAAGACTGGAA CAGCCTCTCTGCTTCTGAACAAGACATTAAAGAAGCCTTTCGGCGGTATGCATCCAGTAAGTGTTGCTATAGGAGTGCCCCTGCAAAGCATATGAAAGTCCGGAATCTCACTCCTCTCAACACATTCAGA TATCGTCTGGAAACTTTCACTGAAACAAGAGAGACATGTGTGGCCAGTGAGTTTTATAATG GTGGATTTGTGGACTCTTCAGCTGTTGCACCACCACCTGCTCCATGGGAAATTATGGTGGATCCCCCTCCTCTGTTTACAGACTGTGAAATGCATCTCCCAATACCACACTCCTATTCAGTAGag aACTGCCCAAACTGCAAAGGATGTGGCGCAATTAGGTGCCAGTCTTGTGAGGGCACTGGCAAG AAAAAATGTTCGGCATGTGGTGGTAGTGGAACCAATACACTGGAAGGCGACAACATCTGCTCGTGGTGTTCAGGAACAGGAGACAGTCA CTGCTTCAGTTGTCGTAGCAATGGGTGGCTGAAGTGTTACCGTTGCAGTGGGAATGGTGTCTTGTTATTTCATACTGAACTTACAATCACTTG GAAGAACAATATCTTAGAGCACCTGGCAGACAAGGATCCCAATTTTCCAATTTACCTTTTACAGGAAGCAACTGGGGAAGAAATACTTTGTGATGAAAATTTTTCG GTATTTCCCATTATTGATTTCCCAGAGACATCCATTGAAGACTATTCACGAGCATGTATTGAACAACATAGAATGCAGTTAGCCTTAGGAAGTGTTCATCATATCCTGAAACAG aaacAAACCATTGAATTGGTGCCACTCACAAAGGTGGAATATGAATGGAAAGGGAAACTCTATTCCTTCTATGTTTTTGGTAAAGAGAATAAGGTGTACACCAAAGGCTATCCAGCAAAATGCTGCTGTTCTGTCATGTGA
- the LOC121924450 gene encoding protein SSUH2 homolog isoform X3: protein MEKDLLIGDKSITNYGSDDLLSPRIAQGTSGHSSPFEGASAPPYELMEKTLADEKKSTEDSAASLLLNKTLKKPFGGMHPYRLETFTETRETCVASEFYNGGFVDSSAVAPPPAPWEIMVDPPPLFTDCEMHLPIPHSYSVENCPNCKGCGAIRCQSCEGTGKKKCSACGGSGTNTLEGDNICSWCSGTGDSHCFSCRSNGWLKCYRCSGNGVLLFHTELTITWKNNILEHLADKDPNFPIYLLQEATGEEILCDENFSVFPIIDFPETSIEDYSRACIEQHRMQLALGSVHHILKQKQTIELVPLTKVEYEWKGKLYSFYVFGKENKVYTKGYPAKCCCSVM from the exons TGATAAAAGCATTACAAACTACGGAAGCGATGATCTTCTTTCCCCAAGGATTGCACAAG GTACATCTGGCCATTCTTCTCCCTTTGAAGGAGCCTCTGCACCTCCTTATGAGCTAATGGAAAAAACACTTGCAGATGAAAAGAAAAGTACAGAAGATTCTG CAGCCTCTCTGCTTCTGAACAAGACATTAAAGAAGCCTTTCGGCGGTATGCATCCA TATCGTCTGGAAACTTTCACTGAAACAAGAGAGACATGTGTGGCCAGTGAGTTTTATAATG GTGGATTTGTGGACTCTTCAGCTGTTGCACCACCACCTGCTCCATGGGAAATTATGGTGGATCCCCCTCCTCTGTTTACAGACTGTGAAATGCATCTCCCAATACCACACTCCTATTCAGTAGag aACTGCCCAAACTGCAAAGGATGTGGCGCAATTAGGTGCCAGTCTTGTGAGGGCACTGGCAAG AAAAAATGTTCGGCATGTGGTGGTAGTGGAACCAATACACTGGAAGGCGACAACATCTGCTCGTGGTGTTCAGGAACAGGAGACAGTCA CTGCTTCAGTTGTCGTAGCAATGGGTGGCTGAAGTGTTACCGTTGCAGTGGGAATGGTGTCTTGTTATTTCATACTGAACTTACAATCACTTG GAAGAACAATATCTTAGAGCACCTGGCAGACAAGGATCCCAATTTTCCAATTTACCTTTTACAGGAAGCAACTGGGGAAGAAATACTTTGTGATGAAAATTTTTCG GTATTTCCCATTATTGATTTCCCAGAGACATCCATTGAAGACTATTCACGAGCATGTATTGAACAACATAGAATGCAGTTAGCCTTAGGAAGTGTTCATCATATCCTGAAACAG aaacAAACCATTGAATTGGTGCCACTCACAAAGGTGGAATATGAATGGAAAGGGAAACTCTATTCCTTCTATGTTTTTGGTAAAGAGAATAAGGTGTACACCAAAGGCTATCCAGCAAAATGCTGCTGTTCTGTCATGTGA
- the LOC121924450 gene encoding protein SSUH2 homolog isoform X1, which produces MEKDLLIGDKSITNYGSDDLLSPRIAQGTSGHSSPFEGASAPPYELMEKTLADEKKSTEDSEHVSLPGSHDPLPSEEHEEIPPHLKDWNSLSASEQDIKEAFRRYASSKCCYRSAPAKHMKVRNLTPLNTFRYRLETFTETRETCVASEFYNGGFVDSSAVAPPPAPWEIMVDPPPLFTDCEMHLPIPHSYSVENCPNCKGCGAIRCQSCEGTGKKKCSACGGSGTNTLEGDNICSWCSGTGDSHCFSCRSNGWLKCYRCSGNGVLLFHTELTITWKNNILEHLADKDPNFPIYLLQEATGEEILCDENFSVFPIIDFPETSIEDYSRACIEQHRMQLALGSVHHILKQKQTIELVPLTKVEYEWKGKLYSFYVFGKENKVYTKGYPAKCCCSVM; this is translated from the exons TGATAAAAGCATTACAAACTACGGAAGCGATGATCTTCTTTCCCCAAGGATTGCACAAG GTACATCTGGCCATTCTTCTCCCTTTGAAGGAGCCTCTGCACCTCCTTATGAGCTAATGGAAAAAACACTTGCAGATGAAAAGAAAAGTACAGAAGATTCTG AACATGTATCTTTGCCTGGTTCACATGATCCACTGCCAAGTGAAGAACATGAGGAAATCCCTCCTCATCTAAAAGACTGGAA CAGCCTCTCTGCTTCTGAACAAGACATTAAAGAAGCCTTTCGGCGGTATGCATCCAGTAAGTGTTGCTATAGGAGTGCCCCTGCAAAGCATATGAAAGTCCGGAATCTCACTCCTCTCAACACATTCAGA TATCGTCTGGAAACTTTCACTGAAACAAGAGAGACATGTGTGGCCAGTGAGTTTTATAATG GTGGATTTGTGGACTCTTCAGCTGTTGCACCACCACCTGCTCCATGGGAAATTATGGTGGATCCCCCTCCTCTGTTTACAGACTGTGAAATGCATCTCCCAATACCACACTCCTATTCAGTAGag aACTGCCCAAACTGCAAAGGATGTGGCGCAATTAGGTGCCAGTCTTGTGAGGGCACTGGCAAG AAAAAATGTTCGGCATGTGGTGGTAGTGGAACCAATACACTGGAAGGCGACAACATCTGCTCGTGGTGTTCAGGAACAGGAGACAGTCA CTGCTTCAGTTGTCGTAGCAATGGGTGGCTGAAGTGTTACCGTTGCAGTGGGAATGGTGTCTTGTTATTTCATACTGAACTTACAATCACTTG GAAGAACAATATCTTAGAGCACCTGGCAGACAAGGATCCCAATTTTCCAATTTACCTTTTACAGGAAGCAACTGGGGAAGAAATACTTTGTGATGAAAATTTTTCG GTATTTCCCATTATTGATTTCCCAGAGACATCCATTGAAGACTATTCACGAGCATGTATTGAACAACATAGAATGCAGTTAGCCTTAGGAAGTGTTCATCATATCCTGAAACAG aaacAAACCATTGAATTGGTGCCACTCACAAAGGTGGAATATGAATGGAAAGGGAAACTCTATTCCTTCTATGTTTTTGGTAAAGAGAATAAGGTGTACACCAAAGGCTATCCAGCAAAATGCTGCTGTTCTGTCATGTGA